One genomic region from Pseudoduganella lutea encodes:
- a CDS encoding TonB-dependent receptor, which translates to MQRPQPKLIALAALAVCAMAAHANAQQATGDAGQPGVQAAGLAPTSAAAPAAAEATPQAPAQSSGQSGGQGATGSSAQPASQGSGAEANTVVVTGFRASLNSALNTKKNADGIIDVIKAEDISKFPDANLAESLQRVPGVALERGDGGEGKQITVRGLNSGFTRVRINGIEGVAATGASDINGSTNRGRGFDFSVFASELFNSLSVRKTAEAAVEEGSLGATVDLRTGRPFDFKGRTISFGLQESYREMGKKTQPRVTGLISDRWETPYGRFGALISGAWSKRRAQEEGYEAVSIVAANTDGGFCSPVGVSPQTPPNDPVKGVTATSCGPGADRLTDATAYNEVFGRRDDYGGLLANPAAGNGAFHPRIPRFRRSMTDYERLGLTGALQWKPNADTDVNLDLMYGKFDNIRYDNYISAISFGRTMAQANGKPQTSIVDAEFNENGRWMYGKFNDVDIRTEGLVDVYKTIFKQHVFTVGHRFSDTLRGNFMHGVSDSELNEPMRATVQFDAPNVDGFSFDFRQNRDVPILNFGIDVANPDNFTFGPQEANGTLRGQFVGRYLNTTNRLQTTQADVEWEVNDRITLKTGVSARKNRWTNLELGSGGNGLTLPAGTTVGDYTQQITGFGKNLGGTGVPTSWATVDLDKFRSAWDIECHCAAVPGSEYNYLTQSNRWVEEKINAVFASVDFNYDVGPVTFRGNLGVRGAETKLNSMALINVNGQLTPNYGYKKYRDWLPALNLTAILPNDIFLRFSAGKVMSRPDYVGLTPSVSVNTTGQSVSIGNPNLDPIRANTFDLQGEWYYAKNAMVGLGVFRKDMKSFIQGVSQLETYSSLGIPNDLLQTPTGCSITGGTPACPTTPDTLVTVSRQVNTSGGPLNGAEFSWQTPFSFLPGAWSNFGMMANVTRVKSKIKYLTRLDNPRTAGNEELFMITNFTGLSPRANNLTIYYDDEKFSARVSRANRSSYYRGIRGNVDGHDYLVADGTTTYDMSTSYQVTPNLRISLEAQNLSNEPTRYYNDTQRQDTLLFVKSGRTVVLGASYKF; encoded by the coding sequence ATGCAAAGACCGCAACCGAAGTTGATAGCGCTTGCAGCACTGGCTGTGTGTGCGATGGCCGCCCACGCCAATGCCCAGCAGGCCACGGGTGACGCGGGGCAGCCGGGCGTGCAGGCGGCAGGATTGGCCCCGACATCGGCCGCAGCGCCGGCCGCAGCAGAGGCCACGCCGCAGGCGCCCGCGCAATCGAGCGGCCAGTCCGGCGGGCAGGGCGCCACGGGTTCCTCGGCCCAGCCGGCCAGCCAGGGGAGCGGCGCGGAAGCCAACACCGTCGTCGTCACCGGCTTCCGGGCGAGCCTGAACAGCGCGCTGAACACGAAGAAGAACGCCGACGGCATCATCGACGTCATCAAGGCCGAGGACATCTCGAAGTTCCCCGACGCGAACCTGGCCGAGTCGCTGCAGCGCGTGCCCGGCGTGGCACTGGAACGGGGCGACGGCGGCGAGGGCAAGCAGATCACCGTGCGCGGCCTGAACTCGGGCTTTACCCGCGTGCGCATCAACGGCATCGAAGGCGTGGCCGCCACCGGCGCCTCGGACATCAACGGCAGCACAAACCGCGGCCGCGGCTTCGACTTTTCCGTGTTCGCCTCGGAGCTGTTCAACAGCCTGTCCGTACGCAAGACCGCCGAGGCGGCCGTGGAAGAAGGCTCGCTGGGCGCCACCGTCGACCTGCGCACCGGCCGGCCCTTCGATTTCAAGGGCCGCACGATCAGCTTCGGCCTGCAGGAGTCCTACCGCGAGATGGGCAAGAAAACCCAGCCGCGCGTGACGGGCCTGATCTCCGACCGGTGGGAAACGCCGTATGGCCGCTTCGGTGCGCTCATTTCCGGCGCCTGGTCGAAGCGGCGCGCGCAGGAAGAAGGCTACGAGGCCGTCAGCATCGTGGCCGCCAACACCGACGGCGGCTTCTGCTCGCCGGTCGGCGTGAGCCCGCAGACACCGCCGAACGACCCCGTGAAAGGCGTGACGGCCACCTCGTGCGGCCCAGGCGCCGATCGCCTCACCGACGCCACGGCCTACAACGAGGTGTTCGGCCGCCGCGACGACTACGGTGGCCTGCTGGCCAATCCCGCCGCCGGCAACGGCGCGTTCCACCCGCGCATTCCCCGCTTCCGCCGTTCGATGACGGACTACGAACGCCTGGGTCTGACGGGCGCGCTGCAATGGAAACCGAACGCCGATACGGACGTCAACCTGGACCTCATGTACGGCAAGTTCGACAATATCCGCTACGATAACTACATCTCGGCGATCTCGTTCGGCCGGACGATGGCGCAGGCCAACGGCAAACCGCAGACGTCGATCGTGGATGCGGAGTTCAACGAGAACGGCCGCTGGATGTACGGCAAGTTCAACGACGTCGACATCCGCACCGAGGGCCTGGTCGACGTGTACAAGACCATCTTCAAGCAGCACGTGTTCACGGTGGGCCACCGCTTCAGCGATACGCTGCGGGGCAACTTCATGCACGGCGTGTCCGACTCGGAGCTGAACGAGCCGATGCGCGCCACCGTGCAGTTCGACGCGCCGAACGTGGACGGCTTCTCGTTCGACTTCCGCCAGAACCGCGATGTGCCGATCCTGAACTTCGGCATCGACGTGGCCAACCCCGACAATTTCACGTTCGGGCCGCAGGAAGCCAACGGCACGCTGCGCGGCCAGTTCGTGGGCCGCTACCTGAACACCACGAACCGCCTGCAGACCACGCAGGCCGATGTGGAGTGGGAAGTCAACGACCGCATCACGCTCAAGACCGGCGTCTCGGCGCGCAAGAACCGCTGGACCAACCTGGAGCTGGGCTCGGGCGGCAACGGCCTGACACTGCCGGCGGGCACCACGGTGGGTGACTACACCCAGCAGATCACGGGCTTCGGCAAGAACCTGGGCGGCACCGGCGTGCCGACGTCGTGGGCCACGGTGGACCTGGACAAGTTCCGCTCGGCCTGGGATATCGAGTGCCACTGCGCCGCGGTGCCGGGTTCCGAATACAACTACCTGACGCAATCGAACCGCTGGGTAGAGGAAAAGATCAACGCCGTCTTCGCCAGCGTGGACTTCAACTACGACGTGGGCCCGGTCACCTTCCGCGGCAACCTGGGCGTGCGCGGCGCCGAGACGAAGCTGAACTCAATGGCGCTCATCAACGTGAACGGCCAGCTGACGCCGAACTACGGCTACAAGAAATACCGCGACTGGCTGCCCGCGCTGAACCTGACGGCGATCCTGCCGAACGACATCTTCCTGCGCTTCTCGGCCGGCAAGGTGATGTCGCGGCCCGACTACGTGGGCCTGACGCCTTCGGTGTCCGTCAACACCACCGGCCAATCCGTCTCGATCGGCAATCCGAACCTGGATCCGATCCGCGCCAACACGTTCGACCTGCAGGGCGAGTGGTATTACGCAAAGAACGCGATGGTGGGCCTCGGCGTCTTCCGCAAGGACATGAAGTCGTTCATCCAGGGCGTGTCGCAGCTGGAGACCTACTCATCGCTGGGTATCCCGAACGACCTGCTGCAGACGCCGACCGGCTGCTCGATCACCGGCGGCACGCCGGCCTGCCCGACGACACCGGATACGCTCGTGACGGTCAGCCGCCAGGTCAACACCAGCGGCGGTCCGCTGAACGGCGCCGAGTTCTCGTGGCAGACGCCTTTCTCGTTCCTGCCTGGCGCCTGGTCGAACTTCGGCATGATGGCCAACGTGACGCGCGTGAAGTCCAAGATCAAGTACCTGACGCGCCTCGACAACCCGCGCACGGCGGGCAACGAGGAGCTGTTCATGATCACGAACTTCACCGGCCTGTCGCCGCGCGCAAACAACCTGACCATCTACTACGACGACGAGAAGTTCAGCGCCCGCGTCTCGCGTGCCAACCGTTCCAGCTACTACCGGGGCATCCGCGGCAACGTGGACGGCCACGACTACCTGGTCGCGGACGGCACCACCACGTATGACATGAGCACGTCGTACCAGGTCACGCCGAACCTGCGCATCTCGCTCGAGGCGCAGAACCTGTCGAACGAACCGACCCGCTACTACAACGACACCCAACGGCAGGACACGCTGCTGTTCGTGAAATCGGGCCGCACTGTCGTGCTGGGGGCGAGCTACAAGTTCTGA
- a CDS encoding arylamine N-acetyltransferase family protein, with protein MSAAPNTSIDAYFDLVGQPAPGGPSLAGLARLQLGHIMAIPFENLNPLAGLTVPLDIPALLDKFTHRRGGYCFEHNLLYRHALDTLGYRTTPLLARVRVNAAPGVVTPRTHMLLLVEVEGERWLSDTGFGKATPTAPLRLVPGEAQSTPHGVYRLVPEGDAGDSFLLETDAGDGWAPLYAFESRPAYPVDFEMSNWYVSTHPASHFTRDLIAVRTVANGRHVLHNARYSFYAVDGTATRKELATPAALVHLLENTFGLAAGSVPGLGAKLSEIVSPRGEGFER; from the coding sequence GTGAGCGCCGCCCCCAATACCTCCATCGACGCCTACTTCGACCTGGTCGGCCAGCCCGCCCCCGGCGGCCCCTCGCTCGCCGGGCTTGCGCGCCTCCAGCTCGGCCACATCATGGCCATTCCGTTCGAGAACCTGAATCCGCTGGCCGGACTGACGGTCCCCCTCGACATCCCTGCCCTGCTGGACAAGTTCACGCATCGCCGCGGTGGCTACTGCTTCGAGCACAACCTGCTGTACCGCCACGCCCTCGACACTTTGGGCTACCGCACCACGCCATTGCTGGCCCGCGTGCGCGTCAACGCGGCACCGGGCGTCGTCACGCCACGCACGCACATGCTGCTGCTGGTGGAAGTGGAAGGCGAACGGTGGCTGTCCGACACGGGCTTCGGCAAGGCGACGCCCACCGCGCCGCTGCGGCTCGTTCCGGGCGAGGCGCAATCCACGCCGCACGGCGTGTACCGGCTCGTGCCCGAAGGCGACGCGGGTGACAGCTTCCTGCTGGAGACGGACGCCGGCGACGGCTGGGCGCCGCTGTACGCGTTCGAGTCGCGGCCCGCGTATCCGGTGGACTTCGAGATGTCGAACTGGTATGTCTCCACCCACCCCGCCTCGCATTTCACGCGCGACCTGATCGCCGTGCGCACGGTCGCAAACGGCCGGCATGTGCTGCACAACGCGCGGTATTCGTTCTACGCCGTGGATGGCACGGCGACGCGGAAGGAACTCGCGACGCCCGCTGCCTTGGTGCACCTGCTGGAGAACACGTTCGGGCTGGCGGCGGGGTCCGTGCCAGGGCTGGGTGCGAAGCTTTCGGAGATCGTCAGCCCGCGTGGCGAAGGCTTTGAACGCTAA